In Elaeis guineensis isolate ETL-2024a chromosome 1, EG11, whole genome shotgun sequence, a genomic segment contains:
- the LOC105039988 gene encoding putative disease resistance protein RGA3, whose translation MGGIGKTTLAQKIYNDEKLRDNFNQMPRIWLCVSQDFSESELLKSIIKQAGGDPGETKEKEVLEPMLCQVIMNKKFFLVLDDVWDAQVWDELLRKPLQNGLADSRILITTRNINIAKQMGAIYNHMVEKLSREDGWSLICKMVFEEGDEQDMHDLSDTGMKIVEKCDGLPLALRTVGGVLRTKAKRQSEWLQVLHSPAWSFAKLPDGMMGALYLSYQDLPPPLKQCFTCLSLFPEDYLITRDPFVNSCMAEGFVTSEGSMPLHDVVEGYWRELVQRNLLQPDPSWYDEQGCRMHDLLRSLAQHIAQDECFVGDAQAFERKIGASSSSSIKLRRLSIVDEKLETIPDLIKEQTSLRTLLLIRSPLIHDLPEDLFRKLRSLRVLDLSKTTINNVPTSLGDLVHLRYLDLHATPIREIPESIANLKNLQFLTLHNCKYLHSLPSGILGLISLRRLVVRDTPIDGLPMGIGRLQKLHSIWGFVVNDSEGRRSGAGDDRKQEHQGQQQGRFCTLEELKSLSQLKYLSIYKLERVSNRAEARAAALQAKPHLVELEMHCTLSSSSSDVQQPGANDYGKEEIKRIEEVFEELHPPPCLEVLGISGYFGHEFPGWMMTPSPSSLRNLRRLDLTNCALCQPLPPLGLLQQLDYLWIQGASAITSIGREFLLLGSCISSYFPKLRELGFKDMPSWEEWWWGCEEEDNQTTSLLPSLKILKIAECPKLRSLPESLLCQAAVLEYLYIEGAHSLREVQNFPSLTKLTIVDNSSLKRVFNFPALKHLDVEACKELMYVESVDAVEHMELNDQEAESLPEWLVGAGEEQPRFPCLHKLTLKNKICRRGLPDWPLIR comes from the exons ATGGGTGGGATAGGCAAAACTACTCTTGCTCAGAAGATTTACAATGATGAGAAGCTTCGGGATAACTTCAACCAAATGCCACGGATTTGGTTGTGCGTGTCCCAAGATTTCTCCGAGTCCGAATTGCTGAAATCTATCATAAAGCAAGCTGGAGGTGATCCTGGAGAGACCAAGGAGAAGGAAGTGCTTGAACCCATGCTTTGCCAAGTCATCATGAACAAGAAATTCTTTTTAGTCTTGGATGATGTTTGGGATGCTCAAGTATGGGATGAGCTATTGAGGAAGCCCTTGCAGAATGGTTTGGCAGATAGTAGAATTTTGATAACAACTAGAAATATAAACATTGCTAAACAAATGGGTGCAATATACAATCATATGGTGGAGAAGTTGTCTCGAGAAGATGGTTGGTCACTAATTTGCAAGATGGTGTTCGAGGAAGGGGATGAACAAGATATGCATGACTTGAGTGATACAGGGATGAAAATTGTAGAGAAATGCGATGGCCTTCCACTTGCTCTTAGGACTGTTGGCGGGGTTCTTCGAACCAAGGCCAAAAGGCAATCGGAATGGTTACAGGTCCTTCATAGCCCAGCATGGTCTTTTGCAAAGCTTCCAGATGGGATGATGGGTGCTTTATACTTGAGCTATCAAGATTTACCACCTCCTCTCAAGCAGTGCTTCACTTGCCTTTCATTATTTCCTGAGGACTACCTAATTACTAGAGATCCTTTCGTCAATAGTTGTATGGCAGAGGGCTTTGTAACATCAGAAGGCAGTATGCCCTTGCATGATGTGGTAGAAGGGTATTGGAGGGAGTTGGTGCAAAGGAATCTTCTACAGCCAGATCCTAGTTGGTATGATGAACAAGGTTGTAGGATGCATGACCTCTTGCGATCTCTAGCACAGCATATAGCACAGGATGAGTGCTTCGTCGGAGATGCACAAGCCTTTGAAAGAAAGATCGGGGcgtcatcatcatcatcgatAAAACTACGCCGTTTATCAATTGTAGATGAAAAATTAGAAACCATACCTGACTTGATAAAGGAACAGACATCCTTGAGGACCTTGTTATTAATCCGTAGCCCACTTATTCATGATCTTCCAGAGGATCTCTTCAGAAAGCTGAGGAGTCTAAGGGTTCTAGACTTAAGTAAAACAACCATTAACAATGTACCGACTTCCTTGGGAGATCTTGTACATCTTAGATACCTTGATCTCCATGCGACTCCAATAAGAGAGATACCGGAGAGTATAGCGAATCTTAAAAATCTCCAATTTCTGACGCTTCATAATTGTAAATATTTGCACAGCCTCCCTAGTGGCATCCTCGGGTTAATCAGTCTAAGGAGGCTGGTTGTTCGGGATACACCAATTGATGGTCTGCCTATGGGAATAGGGAGACTGCAAAAACTACATTCAATTTGGGGATTTGTGGTGAATGATAGCGAGGGCCGCAGGTCTGGAGCAGGAGATGATAGAAAGCAGGAGCACCAGGGACAGCAACAAGGGAGGTTCTGCACCTTGGAAGAGTTGAAATCCCTCTCCCAACTCAAGTATCTTAGCATATACAAGTTGGAGAGGGTGTCAAACAGGGCTGAAGCAAGAGCTGCTGCACTTCAAGCCAAGCCCCATCTTGTCGAACTAGAAATGCATTGCACCTTATCAAGCAGCTCTTCTGATGTGCAGCAGCCTGGTGCAAATGATTACGGGAAGGAAGAAATCAAGAGAATAGAGGAGGTCTTCGAGGAGCTCCACCCCCCACCATGCCTTGAAGTGCTCGGCATTAGTGGTTACTTCGGCCATGAGTTTCCCGGCTGGATGATGACACCCTCCCCGTCATCACTTCGCAACCTACGAAGGCTGGATCTGACGAATTGTGCCCTATGCCAGCCACTACCACCCTT GGGTTTGCTACAACAACTAGATTACCTCTGGATTCAAGGTGCTTCCGCAATCACGAGCATCGGGCGTGAATTCTTGTTATTGGGCTCTTGCATCTCCTCCTATTTCCCCAAACTACGGGAACTTGGATTTAAAGACATGCCAAGTTGGGAAGAATGGTGGTGGGGGTGTGAGGAGGAGGACAACCAGACAACATCATTGCTACCTTCTCTCAAGATTTTGAAGATTGCCGAATGTCCGAAGTTGAGGTCTCTTCCGGAGAGCCTTCTCTGTCAGGCCGCCGTCCTGGAGTATTTATATATTGAAGGTGCTCACAGCCTGAGAGAAGTACAAAACTTCCCCTCTCTTACAAAATTGACCATAGTGGACAACTCGAGTTTGAAGAGAGTGTTCAACTTTCCTGCGCTCAAACACCTGGACGTTGAAGCTTGCAAGGAGTTGATGTATGTGGAAAGTGTGGATGCCGTGGAGCACATGGAGCTCAATGATCAAGAAGCAGAGTCTCTCCCAGAGTGGCTGGTAGGTGCTGGTGAGGAACAACCGCGCTTCCCTTGTCTCCACAAGTTGACTCTAAAAAACAAAATCTGTCGCCGAGGGCTGCCTGACTGGCCTCTGATCCGATGA